A single window of Vibrio sp. HB236076 DNA harbors:
- a CDS encoding TRAP transporter large permease, which produces MIAFLLPVFVILLLLGLPIYGSLAFSVVGAMGLSGSMDPTIVPMRMFSGMNNFSLMAIPFFILAAELMRVGGLSARLITLAQALIGWAPGGLASAAVLSCLFFGSISGSSPATVVAIGSIMFPALVEAGYSKRFAIGLLTTAGTLGPIVPPSIALIIYGSVTATSVGQLFAAGVLPALLLGGLLIIYCMIYAKREQYPSSPFPRFQDVFTALKGAAWGLGLPVILLGGIYSGVFTATESASVACVYGLFVGMVIYKQVTPKDLWKILENTGLTSGSLLLITAGASAFSWLLTITGTPSALAQSVLSLSDSSFAITALLNLIMLIAGFFLDSASAIIVLAPLMTPIASQVGVDPVHFGIINLVNYSVGMITPPVGLNLFVAVTISKMSLTDVFKGCIPFLLILLIGLMIITYVPSISLVLPNLLFDYS; this is translated from the coding sequence ATGATTGCTTTTTTACTTCCAGTCTTCGTGATCTTGTTATTATTAGGACTGCCTATTTATGGCTCTTTGGCTTTCTCTGTTGTGGGAGCTATGGGGTTGTCTGGCTCTATGGATCCTACGATTGTACCGATGAGAATGTTCTCAGGTATGAATAACTTTTCATTGATGGCGATTCCCTTTTTTATTCTGGCCGCTGAGCTTATGAGAGTAGGGGGATTGTCCGCTCGTTTAATAACATTGGCACAAGCTTTGATTGGTTGGGCCCCGGGCGGTTTGGCGTCTGCGGCAGTACTCTCTTGCTTGTTTTTTGGTTCAATATCAGGCTCTAGCCCTGCGACCGTCGTGGCGATTGGCAGTATTATGTTTCCCGCTTTAGTCGAAGCCGGCTACAGTAAGCGATTTGCCATTGGTTTATTGACAACGGCCGGTACATTGGGCCCCATCGTTCCGCCAAGTATCGCCTTGATTATTTATGGTTCTGTTACGGCAACCAGTGTTGGCCAATTGTTTGCTGCTGGTGTGCTTCCTGCCTTGTTATTAGGTGGACTGCTTATCATCTACTGTATGATTTACGCTAAACGAGAGCAGTATCCAAGTAGCCCATTCCCTCGTTTTCAAGATGTTTTTACTGCGTTAAAAGGGGCGGCTTGGGGGTTGGGCTTACCGGTTATTTTACTTGGTGGTATCTATAGCGGTGTGTTCACTGCGACCGAGTCGGCCTCGGTAGCCTGTGTCTATGGGCTCTTTGTTGGTATGGTGATTTACAAGCAAGTGACGCCGAAAGATTTGTGGAAAATTCTAGAAAACACAGGCTTAACGTCTGGATCCTTGTTGTTGATAACCGCTGGGGCTTCTGCATTTTCTTGGCTGTTGACCATTACTGGCACGCCTTCAGCCTTAGCACAATCGGTATTGTCATTAAGTGATTCTTCATTTGCAATTACAGCTTTACTCAATCTTATCATGCTGATAGCGGGCTTCTTCCTCGACAGCGCATCAGCGATTATTGTCTTGGCTCCTTTAATGACGCCGATTGCCTCACAGGTTGGTGTTGACCCTGTTCACTTCGGAATTATTAACTTAGTCAATTACTCTGTTGGTATGATCACTCCACCAGTTGGATTAAATCTATTCGTGGCGGTGACCATCTCCAAAATGTCGCTGACCGACGTTTTTAAAGGCTGTATTCCATTTTTACTCATCTTACTGATCGGTTTAATGATCATTACTTATGTTCCCTCGATTAGCCTCGTATTGCCTAACTTATTATTTGATTACTCATGA
- a CDS encoding LysR family transcriptional regulator, with protein sequence MNIRPNLLDINWNDLKYFLALHRYERLSVAAKKLGCTHVTIANRIEQLETTMETKLFIKSNKGYHVTKAGEHLLPYAEKCERALRLAQEDYRNDQNMRSKIRIGVTEGFSNYFLSTELPQWVKDKDIDIELISLAGFTVMTSGEVDISITIGPQKGVNIIQRKLTDYTLALFAHRDYVAQGQPINQRADLANHPFVGYIEDQLFSPLLKYQNDIAANLQVVFKTTTIHTQCRAIKTGIGIGVLPHFVAYGDGDLAAVLPEFVIHREMWISTSKDLHQFKDLKATWDFIIRRCAEKRLVFVPSQYDQ encoded by the coding sequence ATGAACATACGCCCGAATTTGCTCGATATTAACTGGAATGACCTGAAATATTTTTTAGCCCTTCACCGCTATGAACGTTTATCGGTTGCGGCTAAAAAGCTCGGTTGTACACACGTCACGATCGCCAATCGTATCGAGCAATTAGAAACCACGATGGAAACTAAATTGTTTATCAAAAGCAATAAGGGCTATCACGTTACGAAAGCGGGCGAACATTTACTTCCCTACGCTGAAAAATGTGAGCGAGCATTGCGTTTAGCACAAGAAGATTATCGCAATGACCAAAACATGCGCTCTAAAATCCGTATTGGTGTTACAGAAGGGTTTAGTAACTATTTTTTATCAACCGAATTACCGCAATGGGTAAAAGATAAAGATATTGATATCGAGCTCATCTCTTTGGCGGGGTTCACTGTGATGACCAGTGGCGAAGTAGACATCAGCATCACAATCGGGCCTCAAAAGGGCGTCAACATTATTCAAAGGAAGTTAACAGACTACACTTTAGCGTTATTTGCTCACCGAGATTATGTGGCGCAAGGTCAACCGATCAATCAGCGGGCAGATTTAGCCAACCACCCTTTTGTCGGTTACATCGAAGATCAGCTTTTTTCACCTTTGCTGAAATACCAAAATGACATTGCTGCTAACTTGCAAGTGGTCTTCAAAACCACCACAATTCACACTCAATGCCGAGCCATCAAAACCGGTATTGGCATCGGGGTACTGCCTCATTTTGTTGCGTACGGCGACGGCGATTTAGCGGCCGTTTTACCTGAGTTTGTCATACATCGTGAAATGTGGATCTCGACCAGTAAAGACCTACATCAATTTAAAGATCTCAAAGCAACATGGGATTTCATTATCAGGCGCTGTGCTGAGAAGCGTTTGGTTTTTGTCCCGAGCCAATATGATCAATAA
- a CDS encoding TRAP transporter substrate-binding protein — MSGSVFAAEYNFTFAHVLIDETPNGQAALAFAKEVNEKSEGRINVTVLPAAQLGGDVEIIEQLQMNMVQIAIPPTATLGNFEPRVQILDLPFLLPSEEKMKTVLDGPAGRKILDTLDGHGMHAINFWGAGFRHMTNNVRPIEKPEDLKGIKMRTMQSPILLSTYRNFEANPTAMAYTEVYNGLQQNVIEGQENPIANITSKRFYEVQKYMTLTANAYHGYAAIVNEQAWNALPDDLKLVMTEAFDHGRDLARQLTNELEAKALENIAKHTQVTELTDEQRAAFIEASKPVHEQFRDTVTSDLLDLVYQELDSE, encoded by the coding sequence ATGAGTGGCTCTGTTTTTGCTGCAGAGTATAACTTCACGTTTGCCCACGTTCTGATCGACGAAACCCCTAATGGTCAGGCTGCATTGGCCTTTGCCAAAGAGGTGAATGAAAAATCAGAAGGCCGTATTAATGTAACCGTTTTACCAGCAGCCCAGTTAGGTGGCGATGTTGAAATCATCGAACAGTTACAAATGAACATGGTGCAAATAGCGATCCCTCCAACGGCAACCTTAGGCAATTTTGAGCCAAGAGTCCAAATCTTAGATTTACCTTTTTTACTGCCCTCTGAAGAAAAAATGAAAACGGTCTTAGATGGTCCTGCGGGTCGCAAAATTCTCGATACCCTTGATGGCCATGGTATGCACGCGATTAATTTTTGGGGAGCGGGCTTTCGCCATATGACCAATAATGTTCGTCCGATTGAAAAGCCCGAGGATTTAAAAGGCATTAAAATGCGCACCATGCAATCGCCAATCTTATTGAGTACCTACCGAAATTTTGAGGCCAATCCAACGGCAATGGCTTACACCGAGGTGTATAACGGTTTACAACAAAACGTGATTGAAGGGCAGGAAAACCCGATTGCCAATATTACCAGCAAACGGTTTTACGAAGTTCAAAAATACATGACGCTAACCGCTAACGCTTATCACGGTTATGCTGCGATCGTCAATGAACAAGCCTGGAATGCACTGCCTGATGATTTGAAATTAGTGATGACCGAAGCCTTTGATCATGGCCGTGATTTGGCCCGCCAACTGACCAATGAACTCGAGGCTAAGGCGCTTGAAAATATTGCTAAGCACACGCAAGTCACGGAGCTTACTGATGAACAAAGAGCCGCGTTCATTGAGGCAAGTAAACCCGTGCACGAACAATTTCGCGACACTGTCACATCTGATTTACTGGATTTGGTCTATCAAGAATTAGACAGCGAATAG
- a CDS encoding TRAP transporter small permease, translating into MLERINVKLDQVEGFLIASILACATVLTFTQVVFRYGFNNSLFWAEEAILYLIISMSFLSTSLGIRRGSHITVDVLKAVLSETLLPVFKVISAVIGVVFAIALLYYGGNLFLSTLARGQLSPALRIPIATIYAFIPATALLQIYRYLAIIYAECTKQPQPNSD; encoded by the coding sequence ATGTTAGAGCGCATCAATGTTAAGTTAGATCAGGTTGAAGGTTTTTTGATCGCCAGTATTTTAGCTTGCGCGACCGTACTGACGTTTACTCAAGTCGTTTTTCGCTACGGTTTTAACAACTCATTATTTTGGGCTGAAGAAGCGATTTTATACCTGATTATCTCAATGAGTTTTTTGTCGACCAGTCTTGGTATTCGCCGAGGCAGCCACATTACGGTTGATGTACTCAAAGCCGTACTCTCTGAAACTCTTCTCCCCGTATTTAAAGTAATATCGGCAGTGATTGGGGTCGTTTTTGCTATTGCACTGCTGTATTACGGCGGCAACTTATTTCTCTCTACTCTCGCAAGGGGGCAATTATCACCGGCCTTGCGAATTCCTATTGCGACGATTTACGCGTTTATTCCAGCGACTGCGTTATTACAAATCTATCGTTACTTGGCGATAATTTATGCTGAGTGTACTAAGCAGCCACAACCGAATAGCGACTGA
- a CDS encoding fumarylacetoacetate hydrolase family protein — protein MKWTILSLISTAALAASIQAKDTSIKQFVRFQYQGEARYGQLKNDQIYPVNGDVFTHYTLSESPISLNDTQLLLPTTPEKIFAVGMNFASHLSSPSNQPPPLFLKLPSSLILSGERINVPEGATNVHFEGEMVIVISKRARNITPQQVDDVVFGVTVGNDLTERNWQGQDLQWMRAKAADGFAPIASTITQGVDYHNLMLTTRLNGKIVQQETTANMIHSVDKVVSYLSQYFTLKPGDLIYMGTPGRTQALRQGDTVTVSIDGVGQVENRLDF, from the coding sequence ATGAAATGGACAATTCTATCGCTTATCAGCACAGCCGCGTTGGCAGCGTCAATACAGGCTAAAGACACTTCAATAAAGCAATTTGTTCGTTTCCAATATCAAGGGGAAGCGCGCTACGGCCAGCTAAAAAACGACCAAATTTACCCTGTCAATGGTGATGTATTTACCCATTACACCTTATCAGAATCCCCAATTTCACTGAATGATACTCAGCTCCTGTTACCCACTACGCCAGAAAAAATTTTTGCCGTTGGAATGAACTTTGCGAGTCACCTATCGTCCCCCTCCAATCAGCCGCCACCGCTGTTTTTGAAACTCCCCTCTTCTCTGATCCTTTCAGGAGAACGCATAAACGTGCCAGAGGGCGCCACTAACGTCCACTTTGAAGGGGAAATGGTGATTGTCATTAGTAAACGGGCACGCAATATCACTCCACAACAGGTTGATGATGTCGTCTTCGGCGTCACAGTCGGTAATGATCTGACCGAGCGAAATTGGCAAGGCCAAGATTTGCAATGGATGCGCGCGAAAGCGGCCGATGGATTTGCCCCTATAGCCTCCACAATAACTCAAGGTGTGGATTATCATAATTTAATGCTGACAACACGTTTGAATGGCAAAATCGTTCAGCAGGAAACCACCGCCAATATGATTCATAGCGTCGATAAAGTGGTCAGTTACCTCAGTCAGTATTTTACTTTAAAGCCCGGTGATCTTATTTATATGGGTACACCAGGTAGAACCCAAGCGCTTAGGCAGGGCGATACTGTTACAGTCAGTATTGATGGCGTCGGCCAGGTCGAAAATCGCTTAGATTTTTAG
- a CDS encoding glutaredoxin — translation MKAIRFILGKLILLMSALFRPRSVKRSPQEQKHVDQKATHYKLYQFEACPFCVKVRRALKRQAVNIDLCDAKNDPKHRQELLEGGGRVTVPCLRIEKEGKVEWMYESSDIVAYLQKHFP, via the coding sequence ATGAAAGCGATTCGTTTTATCCTCGGTAAGCTCATTTTACTGATGAGTGCTTTATTTCGCCCTCGCAGCGTTAAACGCTCCCCACAAGAACAAAAGCACGTTGATCAAAAAGCCACACACTACAAATTGTATCAGTTTGAAGCTTGTCCATTTTGCGTCAAAGTTCGCAGAGCCTTGAAGCGTCAAGCGGTCAACATTGACTTATGTGATGCCAAAAATGATCCGAAACATCGCCAAGAGTTGCTCGAAGGTGGCGGTCGAGTGACGGTACCTTGCTTGAGAATCGAAAAAGAGGGCAAGGTAGAATGGATGTATGAGTCCTCGGATATCGTTGCTTATCTGCAAAAACACTTTCCCTAA
- a CDS encoding methionine synthase → MKKLLPTSTAGSLPKPSWLAQPEKLWSPWKLEDDILVEGKQDALRVALQEQYHGGIDIISDGEQTRQHFVTTFIEHLNGVDFENRKTVTIRNRYEASVPVVVGPVERQKPVFVEDAKFLRSQTDQPIKWALPGPMTMVDTLFDDHYQSREKLAWEFAKILNEEAKELEAAGVDIIQFDEPAFNVFFDEVNEWGIKTLERAIEGLKCETAVHICYGYGIKANTDWKKTLGNEWRQYEEIFPKLQQSNIDIISLECQNSRVPMDLIELVRGKKVMVGAIDVANHEIETAEEVADTLRKALQFVDADKLYPCTNCGMAPLPRAIAAGKLKALSAGAQIVREELAAK, encoded by the coding sequence ATGAAAAAATTACTACCCACCTCAACCGCTGGCAGTCTTCCCAAACCATCTTGGCTAGCCCAACCAGAAAAGCTCTGGTCTCCATGGAAACTGGAAGACGATATCCTTGTTGAAGGTAAACAAGATGCGTTACGTGTGGCGCTTCAGGAGCAGTATCACGGTGGAATTGACATTATTAGTGATGGTGAACAAACTCGCCAACACTTTGTCACCACTTTTATCGAACACCTCAACGGTGTTGACTTCGAAAACCGTAAAACGGTTACGATTCGCAATCGATATGAAGCCAGTGTTCCCGTTGTCGTTGGACCGGTCGAGCGTCAAAAGCCCGTGTTTGTTGAGGATGCGAAATTTTTGCGTTCGCAAACCGATCAGCCGATTAAATGGGCATTGCCAGGTCCGATGACCATGGTTGATACCCTTTTTGATGATCACTACCAAAGCCGTGAAAAGCTCGCTTGGGAATTTGCCAAAATTTTGAATGAAGAAGCAAAAGAGCTTGAAGCTGCAGGTGTCGATATTATTCAATTTGATGAGCCAGCGTTTAACGTTTTCTTTGATGAAGTTAATGAATGGGGTATCAAAACACTAGAGCGCGCGATTGAAGGCCTTAAGTGTGAAACCGCGGTACACATTTGTTATGGCTACGGCATTAAAGCCAACACAGATTGGAAAAAAACACTGGGTAATGAATGGCGCCAATACGAAGAGATCTTCCCTAAACTTCAGCAGTCCAATATCGATATTATTTCTTTAGAGTGTCAAAACTCGCGGGTACCGATGGATCTCATCGAATTGGTCCGCGGTAAAAAAGTCATGGTAGGAGCAATTGATGTTGCCAATCATGAGATTGAAACCGCGGAAGAAGTCGCTGATACCTTGCGTAAAGCGTTGCAATTTGTTGATGCAGACAAACTGTATCCTTGTACTAACTGCGGTATGGCTCCATTACCTCGCGCTATTGCAGCAGGTAAGCTAAAAGCACTCAGTGCGGGTGCGCAAATTGTTCGTGAGGAATTGGCAGCCAAATAA
- a CDS encoding cytochrome-c peroxidase, with the protein MLPLVGLLFCMLSLIALPVSAENTLNQDQVEIPAFSKAQLGQILFFDTNLSKNRSQSCATCHNPDHAFIDDRDSKVDGMVSQGDDLTKFGDRNTPTASYANKIPRITRSDTGVFKGGLFFDGRQRDLAGQAGEPLLNPVEMGMGSKTEVVGRLLENTFYEQAFKDVYGDAVFDDVERAYEAMTDSIAEFEKSDFFSPFDSKYDRYLRNEVEFTRLESLGEALFFSQQFTNCNRCHQLKAFPKSRGETFTNYQYHNLGVPKNERVRAMNGLGADYVDRGLLEHPRIDDPNQAGKFKVSTLRNVAVTGPYMHNGVFKDLRTVVLFYDKFNNSTRTINPETGKPWRKPEVDQNLALEEEEFKARALTDEQVDALVAFMKTLTDQRYEHLIDSKKEQ; encoded by the coding sequence TTGTTGCCATTAGTCGGTCTTTTGTTTTGTATGCTGTCTCTTATCGCCCTACCTGTGTCAGCTGAGAACACGCTCAATCAAGACCAAGTTGAAATACCAGCATTTAGCAAAGCGCAATTGGGGCAAATTTTATTTTTTGATACTAATCTATCGAAAAACCGCAGCCAATCTTGCGCCACTTGTCATAATCCTGACCACGCTTTTATTGACGATCGTGATTCAAAAGTTGATGGCATGGTGTCCCAAGGTGATGATTTGACAAAGTTTGGCGATCGCAATACACCCACGGCGTCTTATGCAAACAAGATCCCTCGTATCACCCGTAGCGATACTGGTGTGTTTAAAGGTGGTTTGTTTTTTGATGGTCGTCAACGCGATCTCGCGGGTCAAGCTGGTGAGCCATTACTGAACCCAGTTGAAATGGGCATGGGAAGTAAAACTGAAGTCGTAGGACGTCTGTTAGAAAATACCTTTTATGAGCAAGCTTTTAAAGATGTGTATGGTGATGCTGTTTTTGATGACGTTGAACGTGCTTATGAAGCCATGACCGACAGCATCGCTGAATTTGAAAAAAGTGACTTCTTCTCGCCTTTTGATTCCAAATACGATCGTTATTTGCGCAATGAAGTTGAGTTTACTCGATTGGAGTCCTTAGGAGAGGCCTTGTTTTTCTCACAGCAATTTACCAACTGTAACCGTTGTCACCAGCTTAAAGCTTTCCCTAAAAGTCGTGGTGAAACATTTACCAATTACCAATATCACAACCTTGGTGTACCCAAAAATGAACGGGTAAGAGCCATGAATGGTTTAGGCGCTGATTATGTTGATCGCGGTTTACTCGAACACCCCAGAATCGATGATCCTAATCAAGCCGGTAAATTTAAAGTGTCGACATTGAGAAATGTCGCAGTGACAGGACCTTATATGCATAATGGTGTGTTTAAAGATCTGCGTACTGTGGTGTTGTTTTACGATAAATTCAATAATTCAACGCGAACCATTAACCCTGAAACCGGCAAGCCGTGGCGCAAGCCTGAAGTCGATCAAAATTTGGCTTTAGAAGAAGAAGAGTTTAAGGCTCGTGCTTTAACCGATGAACAAGTCGATGCGTTAGTTGCCTTTATGAAAACGTTAACCGATCAGCGTTATGAGCATTTAATCGATTCAAAGAAAGAACAGTAA
- a CDS encoding BCCT family transporter: MTVWLSAGILFTLLAVVFILAKWGNVRVVGVTPVRTFTFIAILFTSGLDVGLIMFPLTEFAGYADINASPEYGFSNPLAIEFGFWGFFIWTFYFLTCFYFCVIEPKVKFFEIPWVKFINNVVIIGTCAFTASLLLVNLPWYLPEVGDGESVIPLFYAVVFAVIALSVYSSTDIKYVKILSISTSWVFLALIAFMFGSAFIWGDSSVSRYVNELTLLGNYFSNIHHFLFPLNDYHAFYLFWWFAWSIMIGQFTARFVGGLRTYQVLAAMLIFPSIPIALWFGVLYHYHEAGLSTAGLRNFAMVFVGVVFVINSLDSLIRLYSDNLNLTVARLGKAKYFVFHLMILSLLTLLFKLNFLQIQWVGALVIGLFFVNLGYIFYKKHQTVKKIDSSPKENRLDYSKIESVH; the protein is encoded by the coding sequence ATGACAGTTTGGCTTAGTGCAGGTATTTTATTTACCTTATTGGCTGTGGTTTTTATCCTCGCCAAATGGGGCAACGTAAGAGTCGTAGGAGTCACTCCAGTTCGCACTTTTACTTTTATTGCCATTTTATTTACATCGGGTTTAGACGTCGGGTTAATCATGTTCCCGTTGACTGAATTTGCAGGTTACGCAGACATAAACGCAAGCCCAGAATATGGATTTAGCAACCCACTCGCTATCGAGTTTGGTTTCTGGGGGTTCTTTATTTGGACATTTTATTTCCTGACCTGCTTTTATTTCTGCGTAATTGAGCCAAAAGTGAAGTTTTTTGAAATTCCTTGGGTCAAATTTATCAACAATGTCGTGATTATTGGCACTTGTGCTTTTACCGCTTCACTTTTGTTAGTCAATTTACCTTGGTATCTGCCTGAAGTCGGAGACGGAGAAAGTGTCATTCCACTCTTCTATGCCGTTGTCTTTGCCGTCATTGCCTTATCGGTTTATTCAAGTACGGATATTAAGTACGTCAAGATTTTGAGCATATCCACCAGTTGGGTTTTTCTTGCCTTAATCGCATTTATGTTTGGTAGTGCTTTTATTTGGGGTGACAGCTCAGTATCGCGCTATGTCAATGAACTGACATTACTGGGAAATTACTTTAGTAATATTCATCACTTTTTATTTCCATTGAACGATTACCACGCCTTTTACCTATTTTGGTGGTTTGCTTGGAGTATCATGATTGGCCAATTTACCGCCCGTTTTGTTGGCGGATTAAGAACGTACCAAGTGCTCGCGGCGATGCTTATTTTCCCATCGATTCCTATCGCGCTTTGGTTTGGCGTTCTCTACCACTATCATGAAGCCGGGCTAAGCACCGCGGGTCTACGCAACTTTGCCATGGTGTTTGTCGGTGTGGTTTTTGTCATCAATTCATTAGACTCTTTGATTCGACTCTACAGTGACAACCTCAATCTAACGGTAGCGAGATTGGGTAAAGCCAAGTACTTCGTGTTTCACCTGATGATTTTGAGTTTGCTAACCCTACTGTTCAAGTTGAACTTTTTACAAATCCAATGGGTAGGTGCATTAGTTATTGGTTTGTTCTTTGTAAACCTTGGCTATATTTTTTACAAAAAACATCAGACCGTGAAAAAGATCGACAGCTCTCCAAAAGAAAACCGGTTAGATTACAGTAAAATTGAATCGGTACACTGA
- a CDS encoding DUF1852 domain-containing protein yields MNNNASFTIKSIDFNEHYRPAENTRITTNFANLARGEQREQNLRNTLNMINERFNSMAVWDNPQADRYSVELEIISVDMDLDVEGYSRSFPTIEVLKTFIVDHKTNQRIEGIVGNNFSSYVRDYDFSVVLPEHNKGQSSFSIPSDFGDLHGAIFKSFVNSKTFKDNFSKPPVICLSVSDSKVYTRTENHHPVLGFEYQPNESSLTERYFKKMGLQVRYFMPQGNVAPMAFYFFGDLLNDYTNLELISTVSTMETFQRIYRPEIYNANTVAGEVYKPDLKNSDHQLTNIVYDREERTQLAIEQGKFVEEVFIKPYQAALEQWKEAEMA; encoded by the coding sequence ATGAATAATAACGCCAGCTTTACTATTAAAAGTATTGATTTTAATGAGCACTATCGCCCAGCAGAAAATACTCGTATTACGACGAATTTTGCCAATCTAGCCCGCGGTGAACAACGTGAGCAAAACTTGCGTAATACTCTGAACATGATCAATGAGCGCTTTAATAGTATGGCGGTTTGGGATAATCCTCAAGCGGACCGTTACTCTGTAGAGCTGGAAATTATTTCGGTGGATATGGATTTGGATGTCGAAGGGTATAGCCGTTCATTTCCAACGATTGAAGTGCTTAAAACGTTTATTGTTGACCACAAAACGAATCAACGCATTGAAGGTATTGTGGGTAATAATTTCTCTTCCTATGTGCGTGACTATGACTTTAGTGTCGTGTTACCAGAGCACAACAAAGGCCAATCTTCGTTTTCAATTCCGAGTGATTTCGGTGATTTACACGGCGCCATTTTCAAATCGTTTGTCAATTCGAAAACCTTTAAAGACAACTTTTCAAAACCGCCAGTTATCTGTTTGAGTGTTTCGGATAGCAAGGTATATACCCGTACTGAAAACCACCACCCTGTTCTTGGCTTTGAATATCAGCCAAACGAATCGTCGCTCACAGAACGCTATTTCAAGAAGATGGGGCTGCAAGTGCGTTATTTCATGCCACAGGGTAACGTTGCGCCGATGGCGTTCTATTTCTTTGGCGATTTGCTCAACGATTACACAAATCTTGAACTGATCAGCACGGTGAGCACGATGGAAACGTTCCAACGAATTTACCGACCTGAGATTTACAACGCGAATACGGTTGCTGGTGAGGTGTACAAGCCGGATTTGAAAAATTCCGATCATCAGTTGACCAACATCGTTTACGATCGCGAAGAGCGTACTCAACTCGCCATTGAGCAAGGAAAATTTGTTGAGGAAGTCTTCATCAAGCCTTATCAAGCGGCGTTAGAGCAATGGAAAGAAGCTGAAATGGCTTAA
- a CDS encoding aspartate dehydrogenase: protein MKRKQTLKVAIIGLGAVGETVAVSIENGLAGNIELVSILCREKQKYIAKHGDKTPEFRALITDNYQTLLDKKPDIIVEAAGQATLNRYGVEILDQGIDLVVSSIGLFTNDDIFDRFVASAAKSGAQILLSSGALPAIDWMSAAALAQVKHVSISQTKPTHSWRGTAAEQLIDLDAITESSCFFEGTAREAANIFPKSSNITAMLALATAGLDRTTVSLFADPINALMKTEIDFKSNAGSVQVGWQGIPSNINPSTSADVPLAIVKALKNRASPVHYGA, encoded by the coding sequence ATGAAACGTAAACAGACATTAAAAGTGGCTATTATAGGCTTAGGGGCTGTCGGTGAGACCGTCGCCGTCAGTATTGAAAATGGCTTAGCGGGCAATATTGAATTGGTGTCTATCCTTTGCCGTGAGAAACAAAAATACATTGCAAAGCACGGCGATAAAACCCCTGAGTTTCGGGCACTTATCACCGATAATTACCAAACGCTGTTAGATAAAAAACCGGATATTATTGTCGAGGCGGCAGGACAAGCCACTCTAAACCGTTACGGTGTTGAGATCCTAGACCAAGGAATCGATCTTGTGGTGTCCAGCATAGGTTTGTTTACCAATGATGATATTTTTGACCGATTTGTTGCTTCGGCTGCCAAGAGTGGTGCACAGATCCTATTATCGTCAGGCGCTCTGCCGGCCATAGATTGGATGTCTGCAGCGGCGCTAGCACAAGTAAAACACGTTTCTATCTCACAAACGAAACCCACTCATTCATGGCGAGGGACCGCAGCAGAACAGTTGATTGATCTTGATGCGATAACGGAGTCGAGCTGTTTCTTTGAAGGGACGGCAAGAGAAGCCGCGAACATCTTCCCTAAAAGCAGTAATATTACCGCGATGTTGGCCTTGGCAACAGCAGGGTTGGACAGGACGACAGTGAGTCTGTTTGCCGATCCTATTAACGCGTTAATGAAAACGGAAATTGATTTTAAAAGCAATGCCGGCTCCGTTCAGGTTGGATGGCAAGGGATCCCATCAAATATCAATCCGAGTACCAGTGCTGATGTGCCTTTGGCGATAGTAAAAGCGTTAAAAAATCGAGCTTCGCCGGTACACTACGGTGCTTAA